The proteins below come from a single uncultured Dethiosulfovibrio sp. genomic window:
- a CDS encoding monovalent cation/H+ antiporter complex subunit F, protein MIYLVLWGLGLSALLGFWRVIVGPTVPDRIVAADTLSTILTTFLAALALLFDNTVFLDVALAFAVLSFADVLIMAKYFEHGELHL, encoded by the coding sequence ATGATCTATCTTGTCCTTTGGGGACTGGGCCTGTCGGCCCTTTTAGGTTTTTGGAGGGTCATAGTCGGCCCTACCGTGCCCGACCGTATAGTGGCTGCGGACACCTTGTCCACCATACTTACCACCTTTCTGGCTGCCTTGGCCCTTCTTTTCGACAACACCGTTTTTCTGGACGTCGCTCTGGCTTTCGCCGTCCTATCCTTCGCCGACGTGCTGATAATGGCCAAATACTTTGAACACGGAGAGCTTCACCTATGA
- a CDS encoding PEP/pyruvate-binding domain-containing protein: MTERERVIERYFGWNPKDDPDFSPMILGDSSIGGKGRSLLFGIKVLKESGDPELAETTIPPAIFLGSDIFDRFVASIPNLEALRAGPSEELERTFLEHPLPQEVTDMVRSFLTEMTDPVVVRSSSIQEDSLKYSFAGKYLSDFLGNFGSLDYRTWAVCREIRRVYSRVYFPKAIAYRSRHGIGDDSMGIIVMRLSGHWRGDFFYPTIGGVGFSRNYRRWTNRVSMEDGVVRFVFGLGTMSTKREYARTCSLTNPFLRPEGQDPYTVLRHSQERFQAISRRLFEGSSDERPDTLATMNINDVWNDVFPWYREEMGQYAQLYRGDEGGGYFASPNMGPSGDRSISRICFTFEEFPRRHRRFFERMKRTLSVLEEAMGVPADVEFSYEPKDGHLQLIQARPLWAGSGISSSTLDAIDPEKIILKADRMVTNGSFRHIPNLVYVDHRLYGSSDDFHEIARAVGTVNDWLKGERFIFVAPGRIGSSNPALGVPVQYNELSNCCCMVEVGIPKMGYMPELSYGTHFFSDLEVDGVLYMPVFEGYQDNLYRQSWFDESPYEVGPHKAIRIYRGCFSVYTSGERNTGVVILE, encoded by the coding sequence ATGACGGAGAGAGAGAGAGTTATCGAGAGGTATTTTGGATGGAATCCCAAGGACGATCCGGATTTTTCCCCTATGATCCTGGGGGATAGTTCTATCGGAGGAAAGGGCCGCTCCCTTCTTTTCGGGATCAAAGTCCTGAAAGAGTCGGGGGATCCGGAACTTGCGGAGACGACTATACCTCCTGCTATCTTCCTGGGAAGCGATATTTTCGATCGGTTTGTGGCTTCCATTCCCAATCTAGAGGCCCTTAGGGCAGGACCTTCGGAGGAGCTGGAGAGGACTTTTTTGGAACATCCCCTTCCTCAAGAGGTTACCGACATGGTCAGATCCTTCCTCACCGAGATGACCGATCCTGTGGTGGTAAGGAGCAGCAGCATCCAGGAGGACTCCCTCAAGTACTCTTTTGCGGGAAAATATCTCAGCGATTTTCTGGGTAACTTTGGTTCTCTCGACTACCGAACCTGGGCGGTCTGTCGAGAGATAAGGCGGGTGTACTCTAGGGTCTACTTCCCTAAGGCCATAGCCTACAGATCTAGACACGGTATAGGCGACGACTCTATGGGCATAATCGTTATGAGGCTGTCGGGCCACTGGCGAGGGGACTTTTTCTACCCCACCATAGGCGGAGTGGGTTTCTCCAGAAACTATCGCCGGTGGACCAACAGGGTATCGATGGAGGACGGAGTGGTCCGTTTCGTCTTCGGTCTTGGGACTATGAGCACGAAAAGGGAGTACGCCAGGACCTGCTCACTAACGAATCCCTTTCTCCGTCCTGAGGGACAGGACCCTTACACTGTGCTTCGCCATTCTCAGGAGAGATTTCAGGCTATCTCCAGAAGACTTTTCGAGGGCTCCTCCGACGAGAGGCCCGACACCCTGGCTACCATGAACATCAACGACGTCTGGAACGATGTCTTCCCGTGGTACAGGGAGGAGATGGGCCAGTACGCCCAGCTTTACCGAGGGGACGAAGGGGGAGGGTATTTCGCTTCTCCTAATATGGGCCCCTCAGGAGATCGGTCGATAAGCAGGATCTGCTTTACCTTTGAGGAATTCCCCAGGAGACATCGCCGATTTTTCGAGAGGATGAAAAGAACCCTGTCGGTTCTGGAGGAGGCTATGGGAGTCCCGGCGGATGTGGAGTTCTCCTACGAGCCTAAAGATGGGCACCTCCAGCTGATCCAGGCTCGGCCTCTTTGGGCGGGAAGCGGCATATCCTCCTCGACCTTGGACGCTATAGACCCGGAAAAGATCATCCTAAAGGCGGACAGAATGGTTACCAACGGATCCTTTAGACATATTCCTAACCTGGTCTACGTGGACCACCGCCTCTACGGCTCCTCCGACGATTTTCACGAGATAGCCAGAGCGGTGGGAACGGTCAACGATTGGCTTAAAGGGGAGAGGTTTATCTTCGTGGCCCCCGGAAGGATCGGCTCCAGCAACCCCGCTTTAGGGGTTCCGGTTCAATACAACGAGCTGTCTAACTGTTGTTGTATGGTGGAGGTGGGGATACCTAAGATGGGCTATATGCCCGAGCTTTCCTACGGTACCCACTTCTTCTCAGACCTAGAGGTGGACGGAGTCCTGTATATGCCCGTTTTTGAGGGATATCAGGATAATCTCTACAGGCAGAGTTGGTTCGACGAATCTCCTTACGAGGTAGGTCCCCACAAAGCTATCAGGATCTATAGGGGCTGTTTTTCCGTCTACACCAGCGGGGAGAGAAATACAGGAGTTGTTATATTAGAGTGA
- a CDS encoding Na+/H+ antiporter subunit E, protein MSTQAKMTGLFSSLLILWIALTGRIDLAFILVGAIVSALVVRVVWKTFFSGVHDFPLGDHVWKGINWIPLLCFVPCFFFDLIKSTWDVSILALRPNLSLAPAIIQTQSGLTSKTALVLLANQITLTPGTLTLDADISHHKLYIHVLTTNDQEVESIKDQIYQLEARIEGITG, encoded by the coding sequence ATGTCGACTCAGGCTAAAATGACGGGCCTGTTTTCCTCTCTGTTGATTCTATGGATCGCCTTAACCGGCAGGATAGATCTTGCCTTTATACTGGTGGGTGCGATCGTCTCCGCTTTGGTTGTCCGTGTTGTGTGGAAGACCTTTTTCTCCGGGGTTCACGATTTCCCTCTTGGAGACCACGTCTGGAAGGGGATAAACTGGATCCCCTTGCTTTGCTTTGTCCCCTGCTTTTTCTTTGACCTGATTAAGTCCACTTGGGATGTGTCTATCCTGGCGCTCAGGCCGAACCTTTCCTTAGCTCCCGCCATAATACAGACCCAAAGTGGCCTGACCAGCAAAACCGCCCTTGTCCTGCTGGCAAATCAGATAACCCTGACTCCCGGCACCCTCACATTAGACGCCGACATTTCCCACCATAAACTGTACATTCATGTGTTGACTACAAACGATCAGGAAGTTGAGAGCATCAAGGATCAAATTTACCAGCTTGAAGCTAGAATAGAGGGGATAACAGGATGA
- the mbhE gene encoding hydrogen gas-evolving membrane-bound hydrogenase subunit E, translated as MNGRNFHRWIGAALCLSLGWWMWRGLVIPGDPFLFGPAAYYVKNTALDTGASNIVAAILFDYRAFDTLGEATVIYTTVCGVAMLFARRRLKRSGWGLSFIVKRGMGMMVPFMLVYAASIVIMGHLTPGGGFQGGAVFATVTVLFCVIYGSKFEASRISPKVKEIIESSGALLFSLVGLWGLAIGAGFLANLEARFPSGSLGSLLSGGAIPILNIAVGMKVGAGLSTLFYSMIKILEDPGEGPPPEV; from the coding sequence ATGAACGGCAGAAACTTTCATCGCTGGATAGGAGCTGCCCTCTGCCTTTCCCTGGGGTGGTGGATGTGGAGAGGTCTCGTCATCCCGGGGGACCCTTTCCTGTTCGGTCCTGCGGCCTATTACGTCAAAAACACCGCCTTAGATACCGGTGCCTCTAACATAGTGGCGGCCATACTGTTCGACTATAGAGCCTTTGATACTTTAGGGGAGGCCACGGTCATATACACCACCGTCTGCGGCGTAGCCATGTTGTTTGCCCGGAGGAGGCTTAAACGGTCGGGATGGGGGCTTTCCTTCATAGTCAAGAGAGGCATGGGGATGATGGTCCCTTTCATGCTGGTTTACGCAGCCTCAATAGTGATAATGGGACATCTTACCCCTGGCGGTGGTTTCCAGGGAGGGGCGGTTTTCGCCACCGTCACGGTTCTCTTTTGCGTTATATACGGCTCTAAGTTCGAGGCTTCCAGGATAAGCCCTAAGGTAAAGGAGATAATAGAGTCCTCCGGGGCCCTGCTTTTCTCCCTGGTAGGTCTTTGGGGTTTAGCTATAGGGGCGGGATTTCTCGCCAATTTGGAGGCTCGATTCCCCTCTGGGTCCTTAGGATCCCTCCTGAGCGGTGGGGCTATACCTATCCTGAACATCGCCGTAGGGATGAAAGTCGGTGCAGGGCTATCGACGCTCTTTTACAGCATGATAAAGATTCTTGAGGACCCCGGTGAAGGTCCTCCTCCGGAGGTATAG
- the mnhG gene encoding monovalent cation/H(+) antiporter subunit G has translation MKLFIDLTSGLCLIFGVFFSVASVIGLLRFPDVYTRLHAGTKALSGGAVLVLIGVAMRMGSWQGAVKAMLIIFFFLATNPLASHAIARACYRHGIVPYGTDLEGYRDSIEGERK, from the coding sequence ATGAAGCTCTTTATCGATCTGACGTCAGGGTTATGCCTGATATTCGGCGTGTTTTTCTCCGTGGCGTCGGTTATAGGCCTGCTGCGGTTTCCCGACGTGTACACCAGGCTTCATGCCGGAACAAAGGCCCTGTCGGGAGGGGCGGTACTCGTCCTTATCGGCGTGGCGATGAGGATGGGATCATGGCAGGGGGCAGTCAAGGCTATGCTCATTATCTTTTTCTTCCTCGCCACCAACCCTTTAGCGTCTCATGCCATAGCCAGGGCCTGTTATCGTCATGGCATAGTCCCCTACGGTACCGACCTGGAGGGATATCGAGATTCAATAGAGGGGGAGAGAAAATGA
- a CDS encoding hydrogenase subunit MbhD domain-containing protein encodes MTIELFVFLAAFLVLTAIVSAEAEEMLSAVIALSIFGVMLAILFAVLQAPDVALTQAIINSGLVTSLFLVAYSQTGKKGDDPDRDAKP; translated from the coding sequence ATGACCATAGAGCTTTTCGTCTTTCTGGCCGCTTTTTTGGTGCTAACGGCCATCGTCTCGGCGGAGGCGGAGGAGATGCTGAGTGCGGTCATAGCCCTGTCCATCTTCGGTGTAATGCTGGCTATTCTATTTGCCGTCCTGCAAGCTCCGGACGTGGCGTTGACTCAGGCCATAATAAACTCCGGGTTGGTCACGTCGCTGTTCCTTGTGGCCTACAGCCAGACCGGTAAAAAGGGCGATGACCCCGATAGGGATGCAAAGCCATGA